The stretch of DNA CATCTGTGTAGATTTCATCGATTTTCCTGCTTCCAGACCCATAAATACAAATATTCATCATTCAGCTCCTAAATATCCGGTGTTTGCTCAGCCAGGCATAAATGGCAAATCGCATTAACATTATCTTTTTGGTTATCTTTAACAGGACATAAAAATGTGCCATTTCTCTCTTCCACTTTCAAATGTCCTGGAAATTCACTTCCAACTGGATGAATTGGCTCTTCTAAAATAAAAGTAGTATACAATGCTGTAATCACATAAATCAATGGGAATTTATCATCATCGTTATTGGATAATCTTTCTTTTTCAAAGGTTCTCTCAAGCATGGGGAATGATTCGTCATAAGCGTTTTTATCAATCACTCCATCCTCATAGCTGTCGTTTTCCAATACTTCTTTCATGCGCATGATGAAATATTTTATATAAATTTCGAGGTATTTTTCACGATAATTTTCGTGAACATATTCTCCATCTTTCCTCATATATGCTGTAGCCATCATTAAATCGTATACTGAAATTATACGAGCATATTTTTTTAGTATCTCCATCAATTCCTTTCGAGTAATCTTTTCTTGTGGAGATAGTTCTTTAAGTTCATCTAATATGTCTTCAGCTTTCATGTATTTTTTAATATAGTCTTCATTGTTAATAAAAACTATTAATTACTTGGCATTACTAATAGTTAATTGGTTGATTGTTATGGCTGAAAAGTTTATCGAGATTTCAAAAGAAGATATTGAAAATGTGGAAAATGCATTAAAAACAAATTCCGATTATAAATTAAAAAACCCAAAATTCAATGTTAATACATTTAAAAAATCTCAAGATATTATTCTAATCCAATATGTTGCAAATGTGGAAAACGAATTGGTTTTCCAGACAAAGGAGGAAAACGGCAAATATTACATTTCAGAAACTTTTGACTTATTTATGGACAATATCATAAATGGTAATGTTTCAAGGGATGTTTTCCAGTCCGTTTATAAATATTTCCATGATGTCATTGAAAATAAGGACTATGATTTTGAGGATGAAAAAGAGGAATTGATTAATTTCCTTGTTTTGACTGAAGAATATGATGAAGAACAGTTGAAGATAGACTTGGATCCATCAAAAATCCGTCAGGATTATCAGAATGACTATGACAGAGTTTATTCTGATGAATCTTTAAACAGAGTTCAAAAAAGCTTGGCTTTAAAGGAATTGCTCCATATGTCAATTTGCCAGGTCGTAAATGATATTGACTTATTTTTCACAAGGCCTTATGATTTGACTCCCGAAGAAAATGCCGAAAAGAACAGGCAAGAGGAAAAAGCACTGGAAAAAGAACTCCAATTATCATAAGTATTAAGTAATATTAATGTTAAAATTAATATTATAAATTGGATTTAATTGATTATATGATTGCCATTACTAAAAATGAAGAAGTTGTTCTGGATCAGATTAAGATATTTGATGTTGAATACCCTGATGGAATTCCAATCGGTGTTTTAAGAAAGGAACTGGGGTTTCATGAATATGATGTAGTGCATATTCTCGAAGAACTTCAAGAAAAGGAATTGGTTGTTTTCAAAGACAATAAAGTAAGTTTATCCAACATAGAAAAGGAAATCAATACAGTAAATTCTAAAAAGGATGTTGAAAAACTAGAATTGAACATGAAAGAAAAGGAATCATATGAATTAATTCAGGAACTGGTTGATGACAAGAACTTGGTCTCCAAATATACATTGGAAGGTCATTTGCTTTACGGAGACTTAAAACTTACTAATTTTAGAATGTACCATATCATATTGTCTCTTCAAAATAAAGGCCTTTTAAAATCCATTGAAAGGGACGACGGCGAATATTACCTCCTCGTTGGATAATATTTTTTACATTTTTTTTAATATTGCAGTATTATTATTTTACTATTTCATCATAATATTTATATAATTTAAAAATTATACCTATTAACATTAATTAAGCTTTTGATGTGTTTTATTATGATGAGAATAAGTATGTCGTTACCTAAAAAATTATTATCTGATTTTGATGAAGTGTTAAAAGAAAGGGGATATCAATCCCGTTCAAAAGGAATTCGTGATGCTCTTCAAGATTATATTGTAAGATATCAATGGATGAATTCCATGGAGGGGCAAAGGATTGGTATTATAACTATTATCTATGACCACCATTATACTGGTGTTATGGAAAGCCTTGCAGAAATCCAACACAGTTTCAGAAATGAAATTAATACAAGCATGCATATTCACATGACTGATAAATATTGTATGGAAATCGTTGTTGTCAATGGGGATATTGCCGAAATTCGTGATTTGACTGAAAAAATCATGAGATTAAAAGGTGTTGAACACGTAAAACTCACCAGTACTGCAAATGGAGAAGATTTTAAAGAACCGGGTCATTCCCATGACCATGGCAACCACTATCATTAAATTCTTCTTTTATTTTTTTTATTATGAAATTCAAAACAACACCATACCATCTTGATTTGCTTAAAGATGAAGATAGACTATCCGCTTTTTTTGAAGCTATCAGTGAATATGACGGGAACACTGATTTGGCCTATGATTTGGGTTGTGGCAGCGGTGTTTTGTCTTATTTTTTAAAGGATAAGTTTGATGAAATAATTTCCATTGAAATAAATAAAAAGACATATGACTGCGCAAAGGATAACCTGGCCGTTTTTGACAATATCGAAGTCGTCAACAGTGATGTTCTGGAATATGAATTCACCAAAAAAGCCGATTTGATTGTTTGCGAAATGTTGGACACTGCACTGATTGATGAAGAAGAAGTTCCTATTTTAAATCATGTTCGAAAATTCTTAAAGAAGAATGGTAAAATCATACCTCAAGGCATCATTAACACCGCAGAACTTGTAAACCTCGAAAGGCACAATATCCACTGGGATGAAGGTGTGAATTATGAAGTTTTTTCAAAACCGCTGGTTTTTTGTGAATTAGATTTTTTAGATGAAATCAATCCCGAAGTCGAAGTGGACATGTCTTTGAAGGCCACTAAAGAAGGTTTAATCAACGGGTTGAAAATCACCTCTTTTACTAAACTCAATGACAACTTAATAGTAGGCCCATTGCCTATGCTAAACCCTCCCTTATTAATCCCATTAGATGAAAAGGAAATAAAAGTAAATGATTTAATAAATGTTAACCTAAAATATATTATGGGAAATGGGATTGAAAGTATTCAAACCCAATATTATTAAGGTGGTAGATTGTCTTTTGAAGTCCAATTAAAAGATTTTTTAAATGATTTTGAAAAATTAATTGTTTTAGGCGTAGGAAATGAGCTCAAAAGCGATGATGGCGTTGGACCATTTATAATTAAAAAATTAATTGATGAAAACATTAAAAACGACAATCTGCTGTTCATTAATGCTGAAACGGTCCCTGAAAATTTCACAGGCAAAATCAGAAAGGAAAATCCGACCCATGTAATCATTGTTGATGCATGCCTGATGGGGTTAATGCCGGGTGAAATAAAGATCGTAAATAAAGATGATTTTGTAAACATTGGTATTTCAACTCATTCAATGTCTTTATCATATTTTGTTAAATATCTGGAAAAGGGCACTGATTTCAAAGTGATTTTCATTGGAATCGAACCGGAGACAATGGATTGGGGAGAAAAACCAACACGCAAGGTTGAAAAAACAGCTTATGAATTTATAGAAATTTTAAAGGAAATTATACTATGAAAATTTTATTTATTGGGTCAAGATTATACGATGATATTGATTGGTATGTTAAAAGTAAAAACATAGAAAGTGTTTTAACAGAATCTAATGAGGAAGCCATTAATTTGGATTTGCCAGACCAAGTTTTTATTGTTCCTCGTGGAATGGACGGTCCAAAACAGGTGGCGTTAATGCAGAATGTTGATGCTATTGTCCCATTGATTGGAATCGACCCTCCATTGATTGATGTTGCTCACATGAAGGAAGAAGTTGAAAAAGAATACGATATTCCTGTTGTGGCTGCGGGAGTGCGTGCAGTCGAATTGACTTCTAACAAAATAAGAACAAAAGAGTTTTATCAAGAAATTGGTGTTGTCACTCCTGATTATCAAATATTGAACAGCCCTGATGAGCTGTCCTTGGATTTCCCTGTTGTTTTAAAGCAAGGTGAGGGTCAAGGAGGAAAAGACATCAAAATAGCTGAAGATATGGATGACGTGAAGGATTATTTTGAAGAATTTAATCAGGCATTATGCGAAGAATTCATTGAAGGATCTGAAATTTCCATAGAAGTTCTTGGATTCAATGGCGAATATGTCGCCCTGCCTCCAATTTATAAGGGTGAAACTACTTTGGAAGGAACACATCCTTTGAATAAGGTGAAAACAGGTCCTTGTATCGTTGAAGGATTGGACAATAATCTGGTTCAGCATACTGCATATAAGGTTGCGAAAAATTTGGATTCAGACGGTATTTTTGAAATGGATTTCATGTATTCTGCAAAGAATGACCAGTTATATGCTATTGAGGTTAACACCCGCCCTAACGGCACCCGATATCTGACTACTGCTACTTGCGGCATCAATTCATTATGTGAACTGGTTAATATGGCAATCGGAGAATTCAGCTTACCTAGCATTGCCGATAGATTGGAATATCATTATTCTACTGAAATTCCAATTGGCAATTATGAAGGTCCAGCTCCAAAACAACCGGTCAAGTCATTTGAGGCCAATGATTTTGTGGTCCATGGTCCTGAAGGTTATCAAAGGATTACTGCAAGGGCAAACTCTAAAAATGAACTTGAAAATTTAATTGAAAAATTAGTATAATCTGTGTTATAACTTATAATTAGAATTATATAGTATTACAAATAGATACTTTATTAGTATAAAATATTTATTTAGTGTGGTAAAATGAATAATACAGATTTGTTAATTCTTTTTTCAATAACATTATGTGCTACTATATTTTTTACATGGTATGTTAAGAGAATATTGATTAAAGCAAGGATTGCTGATAATCCAATTGTTAGTGAACATAGACATAAAAGCGGCACTCCTACAATGGGGGGAATTGCATTTCTTTTTACAATTTCCTTATTGATTGCATTGTATTATCAAAATACTCCTATCCTAATGGTATTATACATAATGCTTGCAGGAGGAATTGTAGGTTTAGTCGATGATTTAATTGGTTTGAAAGTTAAGGAAGTCCAAAAGATTGTTGTTAATGTTTCTGATGAAGTAATTGTGCTTGGAAGATTGGATGTCCAACCTGGTGAAGAGGTACGTGTTGCTACACCAAAAGCAAAAGCCGAAGTCGATGATTTGCTCAAGGCAGGCAAAGTTGAAGTGATTGGTGAAGTGCCAATTAAAACAGAACCAGAAGAGCTTGAAAAGATTATTTGTCAAATTATTTTAGGATTATTCTTTGCATTGACAGGTGTTGTCACTTCAATTGGAGGTTTCCAATTAGGCATTTTTGCAATACCTGTTGTGATAATAGCTATTTTAGGTTGTATTAATTCAGTCAATCTTATTGATGGTATGGACGGTCTTGCAGCAGGAATTGTAGGATTGGCATCTGTTGCATGCTGTGTTTATGGTTATTTATTTGGCCCAATGACTATTATTCCACCATTTTTAATCCTTGCAGGAATCTGTTTTGGATTTTTAGTATTTAATTCCTATCCCGCTTCAATATTTATGGGGGATACAGGATCATTTGTATTAGGTACAGGTTTTGCAGCAGCGGTTTTGGTATGTGACATTCCATACTTCGGTGTTCTTGCATTGGGTGTACCTATTGTTTCAGTCATCGTCAGTTTACTTCACAGAGCACATATTATCAAATTGCCAGTTGAACCTTTACACCACACTTTAAATCATTACGGCATGTCTGAAACAAAAATAGTATTTAGCTATTGGGGCATTACTATATTATTATGCGTTATAGGTATTATTGCAAAAATGTACATATTTTAATTTCTTTTAGGTGATACAATGGATATTTATGATTTGGTTGATGCTATCAATGGAGAACTTATTGGTAATGTAGATTTCTTTTCCATTGATGGATTTACAGGTAAATTTACTTTTTTAAATGATTCCCACACGGGAGATATTGTTATAAGACATTGGATTAATGCTGATGGAGTGGAAATTGCTTTCAATAAAAATATTGCATGCCTAATTACCCAAACACCAAAGGATGGTGCAATTGAGATGGCTAAAAAGCTGAGTTTTCCATTAATCATTACAGATAATATAGAGCTTGCTAATGCATATGCATTATCACATACAATAAAGAAGTTCTCTCCAGATTCCACCAATGTTGTAGTTACAGGAACTAACGGAAAATCAACAACTTCACATTTAATTTATCATATTTTAAATAATGCTGGTCATCGTGTTCTTACCAATACGGACAGCGAGTCAGAATTCAATACCTTAATTGATCCTATGGTGTCCAAGCTGATTTCTGATGAAGTTACCGAAAATGGGGATTTGGATTATCTTGTTATTGAGGTGTCTGAAGTTCAAGGATGGCTTGGAAATTTAATGGAAAATCATGCCGCATTAATGAGCGAAGCCGTAAATCCAAAAGTGGGTGTTATAACAAACATAGCTATGGATCATATCGGTCTTGTAAACTCTATTGATGAAGTGTTCGATGAAATAAAAGCCGTTCCGGATGCTATTGGTGATGGAATTTGCGTTTTAAATCATGATGATGAACTTGTAATGAAGTTAAGTGCAAAAAACCCGTTTTACATTTCAATGAATGAATTAAGCGAGGATAATGCCGTTTACTTTAATGAAGACAAGGTTATTTATGGAAATGAAATCATTTTAACAATCGATGATTTGCCGTTTAAAGGAAATCATTTTATTCAAAATATACTTTCCGCTGTAGCGGCTTGCATATCATTGGGAATAGATATGGATGACATTGTTGAAGGAGTCAAATCATATAAACCTTTGAATAGACGTTTCGCCAAGTTAAATGACGAACCTCTGATTTTCGATGATTTTGCCCATAATCCTGATGGAATCAAATCAACAATTTCCGAAACAATCAAATTACTAAAGCCAAATCAGAAATTGCATTTGGTATGTGCCATCAGAGGTTCAAGGGGAGTGGAAATCAATAAGCTAAACGTTGAAGCGATTGTTGAGTCAATGAATGATAATATCGAGTTAAGCTTATCCTCAAGTAATGATGTGGTCAATGATTTGAATTATGTTGAAGATGAAGAAAGGAAAGTGTTTTTCGATGTTTTGAATGAAAACAATATTGAATATACTCATTATGACAATCTGAAAGACTGTTTAAGTGAGGTCTATAAAAAATCACAAAATGGAGACATTATCCTGTTAATTGGTGCTCAAGGAATGGACCCTGCAGAGTCACTTTTAAAAGACATAATATAAATTTAAATATAATATTAATTTAATATAATAAATGTATAATTTATTCTTTTTTTGAGAATATTGATACAAGAGGATTAAAACATGTTTATAAAGATTAGAAGAGACACATTAATAATTTTATTATTAGCGTTTATTTTGATTCTTTGTGGCCGTTTAATTACCTATGTTGCATTTGCAGCAACTGATGATGTAAATGATGGTATTCCTATTTCAGGAATTATTGTTAAAGGTAATGATATTGTCCCTGTTGAAACAATCAGAGCAAATGTTATGCAAGCAGGTTTTAGGGATGGTAGTGTAATTTATGGAGATATTTTAAAAACTTCTAAACGAGAAGTTTCGCTGATGGATGCAATTCAGACGGCTCAAGAATTTGCAACACGGTCAACGGTGCCAGGTACATCTGTTGAACCGATTACCGCAGCCGATGTTCAAGTAGATAAGAACACAGGTGTGGTTACTGTAACCGTTATTGAAGACTTTTCTTCAGTCGAATTGGAGAATAATACACGGGGAAGTGGAAGTTATGAAGATTAATTTTAAAATTCCACTGATCTTTTTTGTAATCTTATTATTGACAATGAGCAGCGTGGCAGCTACTTGTAACATTGTTGTTATTACAGACCCATCTGGAAATGACCCAAATGGTGCTGCTGCCGGAAGTATGTCCTTTGCAGACAATATGTTCCAGTCAACTTTCTTGCTTTCAAGGAATAATCATTTCACCGTTCTTTCAGGGGGTACCGGTAGTTCAGATACCCGGCTGGATTCTATTGTTGATGCTGTTGCCAGCCTTGAAAACAATCAATCCGCAGCATCTGCCGCTTCATTGGCTGCTAATTATAAAGGTGCTCGTATTATGGTCGGAGGACCTACCATCGGTGCAGCAGTAGGTGGATCATTTAATGCTTATGTAATCACTGTTGATGATGCAAGTAATGAGATTAAGGTTACTCCATACAACAGCGGTGTCGCTACTTTAGAGCCTGGACAAAAAGGAGCTATTATTCACTTGAGGAATACTAACGGAAATCCTTTGTATGGTACTGCAGACTCTGTGAGAAAAGAAACCGCAATGAATATTGGAAAAATGATTAGGGATGGTTATCCTGCAACCACTATTGTTTCAGAAGCTATGGGCGAAGTAGCTAAAGACGCCGGTGAAAAATATGGTGGGGGTGGTGTAAACCTCGTATCCGGCATATCTACCACAGATATGTTTACTCCTAAGGAAATGAATTCATCAGGTTATCCGATGGATGAAGAATATTCTAAAAACTGTGAGGAGTGCGGATGGGCGTTAGGTTATCCTGCCGCAGAGGTTTACGATAAATGTCCTGTTTGCGGCGGAGATATCAAAACAGTCTATGCATATGAGGCTTTAGGCAATGCTTTGACTGTCAGTTCAAATGCAGTTAGTGTTTCAGTCTATGGAAGTGACAGGCCAGGTCTGGAAGCTACTACAAAAGAAATTGTTGAAGCATCTGTTGCAAAGAACGGATATGATGCATCTGCAATTGCAGGTTCAATTAATAGAGGTATTAATAATGGGCTTTTAATGGGTGTCGATCACGTCGAACCTAAGGATATTAATGTAAAACAAGGTTCTAAAGCTGTTGGTGTTTATTACAATGCACTTCCTGGTGATAGGTCTTCTCCTTCATGGGATTTACCTATTAATGGAAATATCTTAACTATCTTAGGAAGTATACAGACAGTTGTAGGTATTATTTTACTTTTATTAGTAGTATTTAGAAGCAGATTATTAAAATCCTTCCAAGAAAGGTGATTTTCCACCTTTTATCTTTTTTTAGGAGGTTATTATGGCATTAATATTAGTTAGGGGTGAAAACAATTCTAAATTGCTCAATGCAATTTCCGATATGGAAAAACACGCTAATTTAAATTTGGTTTCAAAACCTCGTGAGATTGACCCTGATTTTGCTGATTCACTGGTTGAAGGCATCTTAAATTCAAAACTTAGAACAAAATCCGCTGTTGCCACAGCGTTTTTTGTAAAAGAAGATACTACATTAAGCATTATGCAGATTAAAAAGATTCATCCTCCGGCACATGTTGTTGTTGTCAGTGATGAATATGAAGGATATTCAAAATTAGAAGAGTTATTAGACTCTGCTCCTATGTTTCAAGGATATAATTCAATTAAAGCAAAAAATGAGGGCATGATTGACTATAAAATCAATGTTAAGGTTAGGAACGTTAAAAATGATAAGTTGAATAGCTATCGTAAATAGCTATTTCCTTTTAATTTTCATTACATTTCCTAATGTGCGTTCACCAGATGAATTGCTGATAAACTGATTCAAATCAATGTTATCTGTTTTTTCTAGAAGTTTTATGTTCAAAGCTTTTTCTAATTTTTTTGTAAGTTTTGTATCTGGTGTCATTTTTCCGGTTTCAATTCTTGTAATGACTGAAACCCTTTCGTTGATCTTTCTGCCCAAATCTTCACGAGACCAATTTTTGGATTCCCTTGCCTTTCTGACTTCATGTTCGAAATCCTCAATCAGCTCTTCTGTTGGTTCATCATTTCTTGAATAATTTCTGTTTCTTGTTGTTGAAGGTCTTTTTGATTTGGATTGCTGTCTGAATTTTGGTTTAGGAGGTGCTTTTTGGATTGTTCCAAGTTTAGAGCACTCTTTACAAACAACCATGACAGATCCTTCGATTTTAGCTCTTATTGGATTATTTTCGGGTACTGGTTTACCACAAATTTCACATTCCATTTTTATCAGTTTCCCCAATTATTTCTATTTAATTATATGTCGATTCACTTATTAATATTTGTTAGTAAGATTTAAAATGAATACCTTTAAATACTTTAAAGTTACAAATTGTTATTAAACTAACATAGTTTTATAAATTTATGCTAACTGGAGATGATTCACATGGATGATTTTAATGATTTGGAAAATTCTTCTAAAGAACAATTAATCGAAAAAGTAGAATCATTACAAGATGAGATTGATATATTGAGAGAAGAAAAATCCAAAGCTAAAAGTAACTTAATGTGGAAAGTTAGGAAATTAGAAAAGGATAAAGTCTTAATTGAAAATGAAAAAATCAGACTTGAAAGAGAAACCAAATCTTTACGTTCTGAAGTAGACAGATTTAGGTCTCCACCTTTAGTGTTAGCTACTATTACTGAAGTTTTAGATGATAATAGAATGACTGTTAAAAGTAGTACAGGACCTAGTTTTCTTGTTAATTACTCAAAATTCTTAGATGAAAAATTATTAGTGCCTGGTTCAAGGGTTGCATTAAATCAACAGACCTTCGGTATTGTTGAAGTGTTGCCGTCAGAAAAAGATGCGAATGTTTCAGGAATGGAAATTGAAACAAAACCAGACATTACATATGACCAAATCGGTGGTTTGGAAGAGCAAATCCTAGAAGTTAAGGAAACTGTCGAATTGCCTTTGACTGAACCTGAACTGTTTGAAAAAGTAGGTATTGAACCGCCTAAGGGAATATTGTTATATGGTCCGCCGGGAACAGGTAAGACTTTGCTTGCAAAGGCTGTAGCAAATGAAACCAATGCCACATTCATAAAGATTGTAGCATCCGAATTTGTCAAGAAATACATAGGTGAAGGGGCAAGGCTTGTTCGTGAAGTGTTTGAGCTCGCCAAGGAAAAAGCTCCATCCATCATATTCATTGACGAACTTGATGCAGTCGCCGCAAAAAGACTTAAAAGTTCCACCAGTGGGGACAGGGAAGTTCAAAGGACTTTAATGCAATTACTCGCAGAGTTAGACGGATTCGAATCAAGAGGAGATATTGGAATTATTGGTGCAACCAATAGACCTGATATCTTGGATCCTGCATTATTGCGTCCGGGACGTTTTGACAGATTCATTGAAGTTCCGCTCCCGAATGTTGACGGCAGACGTGAAATCCTCAAAATCCACACCAAAAACATGTCATTGGATGATGAGGCGGACATTGATTTGCTTGCTGATTTGACTGATGAACTGTCCGGTGCAGACTTGAAGGCGGTATGTACAGAAGCAGGTATGTTTGCAATTCGTGAAAAACGTGATAAGATTACAGTGGCAGACTTTATGGATGCTATTGAAAAAGTCATGAGCAAAACCAAAGAAGACGAATTGTTCAAGACAGAAGCGGGCGTAATGTTCGGTTAATGTTAATATAAAAATAAGCCAATGATGAACCCTATGAGCTCTGATACGTGATGAATGATGGGCGAGCTGAGGCTTATTTATTAATCTTTTTTTGTAAAACTTTATTTAAAAGTAAAATCTAATACTATAATTATGTTATTTAATAAAAATGATACTCACGTTAATGATAGAATTCTTTATCAAACTAAGCCGAACATGCTTTTCGGTTGCAAAAAAGCAGTTTACGGTTTGGTTTTATTAGGTGTTGTTTTGATAATCTCACCTATGGCTATTCAATTCATTGGTGAAATGCAAGTTTATTTAATATCACAAATTAAGCTTCCGCTAACAAGATATATAGCTATTGCATTTTTTGTTATCATTCTTATTATAGTAATATATATTATTTGGCAACTTGTTGGATGGTATTCTATGGAATATACATTAACAGAATCCAGAATTATTGTTAAATCAGGGGTATTGTCCACTAAAAAGATTTATATGCCTTATGCCACTATTCAAGATGTAAACACTTCTCAAAATATAATTGAAAAGTTGTTTAATATAGGATCAGTTTCAATATTCAGCGCCTATGATAATAATCTGTTAGAGTTGAAAAGCATTTCCAATCCTTCAGAAGCTGAAGAAATCATATTTTCAAGGATTATGGGTCCTAGAAACTTCCAACCGCAATCCAGAAGTATTCCTCAGCGTGATTTTCGAGATTATTCTCTGGAATACCCTCAAAATGAGGAGTATTACGATGAATTTGAGCCAATCACTCCAATCAATAGAGAAAAGGATCTTCAAAGAAGGGAATATGAATACTATCCTGAAAATCTGAATTTCCAGGAGCCTTCCCAGAATCCGAAATATGAGTATGAGCCATATGACGATTTTGAAAATAACGTAAATTATATTATGGAAGATTTGGAACCTCAAAATGACTATCCTCAAGACAATTATTATGATAGGCAAGAAGAATATTCATATGGTCAGGATTATCATGATTTAGAAGACTATTCTGATAATCATATTAATAACCATCAGGATGATCAAGGGGAACCAAACGACTCAAGCGAAACAGCTATCAGAAGGCATTTTGATAAATTTAGGAAATAAGGTATAATGAGCTTTGATTTTGATGTTTCTATTATTGGAGGAGGGCCTATAGGCTCCACAATAGCATATTATCTTTCAAAAAGGGGTTTGTCCGTTTGCATAATAGAAAAGAAAAAGGAAATAGGATACCCTTTGCAATGTGCAGGAATATTGAGCAAAAAGATTTTCGATTTAAATGAATTGCCTGATGAAGTGATAATCAATAAGGTAAAAGGCGCTTTTATCCACAGTCAGAATCATATATTAAACGTTGAAAAGGATGCCGATGAAGCGTATGTCATTGATAGGATAGGATATGACAAATTCCTGTTCAATAGGGCCGTTCAAAACGGAGCATCACTAATTAATCAGAAGGCTGTTGATTTTGACATTGAAAATGCCATTGTTCATCTTTCGGATAATCAAAAAATCAAATCCAAAGTGATTGTAGGCTGCGATGGGCATAATTCCATATTGTCCAAACAGATGGGCAATGCAGTGGATAGCTTCAATGCAACACAGTTTCTCGTTGAAATAAGTGATGAAAGTATAATGTCCTTTAGAAATTCGGATAAATTGATTTCGAATTATGTGGATACATGCATTCTGGAAGAAATATTGCCCGGATTTTTATGGGTGATTCCCACAAATGAGGATTCATATAGAATAGGTTTGTTCTCAAAGGATTCACATAAGAGTCAGGAGTTGATTCTGCAGGATTATCTGAATGAGCATTTTGAATTTGAAATTAAGGAAAAATTCAAAGGTTTCATACCAATATTCAATGACAAAAATAGGCTGGTGAAAGATAAGGCAATTTTGATTGGAGATGCGGCAAGCCAAGTGAAACCCACCTCCGGCGGAGGGTTGCTGATTGGATTTGATGCCTGTAAAATGGCATGCGAATGTATTTTGGAAGCTATTGAAAAGGATTTTCCTGAAATTTTAAAGGAATATGAAAGGAATTTCTTCAAGAAATATTCCAAGGAGTTCAATTATCAGATTAAAGTTCAAAAATCATTTAACTTGTTTACAAAAGAGGATTTTGATTATTTGTTCATAAAACTTAAGGATAATGATTGTGAAAGGAT from Methanobrevibacter sp. YE315 encodes:
- a CDS encoding DUF2115 domain-containing protein, coding for MKAEDILDELKELSPQEKITRKELMEILKKYARIISVYDLMMATAYMRKDGEYVHENYREKYLEIYIKYFIMRMKEVLENDSYEDGVIDKNAYDESFPMLERTFEKERLSNNDDDKFPLIYVITALYTTFILEEPIHPVGSEFPGHLKVEERNGTFLCPVKDNQKDNVNAICHLCLAEQTPDI
- the nikR gene encoding nickel-responsive transcriptional regulator NikR, with the protein product MMRISMSLPKKLLSDFDEVLKERGYQSRSKGIRDALQDYIVRYQWMNSMEGQRIGIITIIYDHHYTGVMESLAEIQHSFRNEINTSMHIHMTDKYCMEIVVVNGDIAEIRDLTEKIMRLKGVEHVKLTSTANGEDFKEPGHSHDHGNHYH
- a CDS encoding methyltransferase domain-containing protein, translated to MKFKTTPYHLDLLKDEDRLSAFFEAISEYDGNTDLAYDLGCGSGVLSYFLKDKFDEIISIEINKKTYDCAKDNLAVFDNIEVVNSDVLEYEFTKKADLIVCEMLDTALIDEEEVPILNHVRKFLKKNGKIIPQGIINTAELVNLERHNIHWDEGVNYEVFSKPLVFCELDFLDEINPEVEVDMSLKATKEGLINGLKITSFTKLNDNLIVGPLPMLNPPLLIPLDEKEIKVNDLINVNLKYIMGNGIESIQTQYY
- the hycI gene encoding hydrogenase maturation peptidase HycI; translation: MSFEVQLKDFLNDFEKLIVLGVGNELKSDDGVGPFIIKKLIDENIKNDNLLFINAETVPENFTGKIRKENPTHVIIVDACLMGLMPGEIKIVNKDDFVNIGISTHSMSLSYFVKYLEKGTDFKVIFIGIEPETMDWGEKPTRKVEKTAYEFIEILKEIIL
- a CDS encoding acetyl-CoA carboxylase biotin carboxylase subunit family protein, whose amino-acid sequence is MKILFIGSRLYDDIDWYVKSKNIESVLTESNEEAINLDLPDQVFIVPRGMDGPKQVALMQNVDAIVPLIGIDPPLIDVAHMKEEVEKEYDIPVVAAGVRAVELTSNKIRTKEFYQEIGVVTPDYQILNSPDELSLDFPVVLKQGEGQGGKDIKIAEDMDDVKDYFEEFNQALCEEFIEGSEISIEVLGFNGEYVALPPIYKGETTLEGTHPLNKVKTGPCIVEGLDNNLVQHTAYKVAKNLDSDGIFEMDFMYSAKNDQLYAIEVNTRPNGTRYLTTATCGINSLCELVNMAIGEFSLPSIADRLEYHYSTEIPIGNYEGPAPKQPVKSFEANDFVVHGPEGYQRITARANSKNELENLIEKLV
- a CDS encoding glycosyltransferase family 4 protein, translating into MNNTDLLILFSITLCATIFFTWYVKRILIKARIADNPIVSEHRHKSGTPTMGGIAFLFTISLLIALYYQNTPILMVLYIMLAGGIVGLVDDLIGLKVKEVQKIVVNVSDEVIVLGRLDVQPGEEVRVATPKAKAEVDDLLKAGKVEVIGEVPIKTEPEELEKIICQIILGLFFALTGVVTSIGGFQLGIFAIPVVIIAILGCINSVNLIDGMDGLAAGIVGLASVACCVYGYLFGPMTIIPPFLILAGICFGFLVFNSYPASIFMGDTGSFVLGTGFAAAVLVCDIPYFGVLALGVPIVSVIVSLLHRAHIIKLPVEPLHHTLNHYGMSETKIVFSYWGITILLCVIGIIAKMYIF
- a CDS encoding Mur ligase family protein; this translates as MDIYDLVDAINGELIGNVDFFSIDGFTGKFTFLNDSHTGDIVIRHWINADGVEIAFNKNIACLITQTPKDGAIEMAKKLSFPLIITDNIELANAYALSHTIKKFSPDSTNVVVTGTNGKSTTSHLIYHILNNAGHRVLTNTDSESEFNTLIDPMVSKLISDEVTENGDLDYLVIEVSEVQGWLGNLMENHAALMSEAVNPKVGVITNIAMDHIGLVNSIDEVFDEIKAVPDAIGDGICVLNHDDELVMKLSAKNPFYISMNELSEDNAVYFNEDKVIYGNEIILTIDDLPFKGNHFIQNILSAVAACISLGIDMDDIVEGVKSYKPLNRRFAKLNDEPLIFDDFAHNPDGIKSTISETIKLLKPNQKLHLVCAIRGSRGVEINKLNVEAIVESMNDNIELSLSSSNDVVNDLNYVEDEERKVFFDVLNENNIEYTHYDNLKDCLSEVYKKSQNGDIILLIGAQGMDPAESLLKDII